A window of the Bdellovibrio sp. ZAP7 genome harbors these coding sequences:
- the truA gene encoding tRNA pseudouridine(38-40) synthase TruA: protein MLGSLLCVKSLRMEKTKVKFTVSYDGTGYCGWQKQKPEDQVSVAQVIEKALSRIFNEPIHLFASGRTDAGVHALNQVCHFTTSRKLDPAKKWDLCWALNSQLPPGIVVKKAWIAPDDFHATLSATHKTYRYLMLNTPRPSAHMNRHAGWERLPIDIEHLQASSKFLLGNQDFKSFQSVGTPVKDTIREIYQADWEWRKPGLLQFTVTGSGFLKQMVRNIVGTSLLLEKQGLSTENMKGIIEAKDRAKAGPPAPAQGLYLMRVYYPKDLDNRCLEL from the coding sequence ATGCTTGGCTCCCTTTTGTGTGTTAAATCCCTGCGCATGGAAAAGACCAAAGTTAAATTCACAGTCTCTTACGACGGCACAGGTTACTGTGGCTGGCAGAAACAGAAGCCCGAAGATCAGGTTTCTGTGGCACAGGTGATTGAGAAAGCTTTGTCGCGTATCTTTAACGAACCGATTCATCTGTTCGCTTCGGGGCGCACAGATGCCGGGGTTCATGCCCTGAATCAGGTCTGCCACTTCACGACGTCCCGTAAATTGGATCCCGCTAAGAAATGGGATCTTTGCTGGGCCCTTAATTCTCAGCTACCTCCAGGAATCGTAGTAAAAAAGGCATGGATTGCGCCCGATGATTTCCACGCGACTCTTTCCGCAACTCATAAGACATATAGATATCTGATGCTGAATACTCCTCGCCCGAGCGCCCATATGAATCGCCATGCCGGGTGGGAGCGTCTGCCTATCGATATCGAGCATTTGCAAGCCAGTTCTAAGTTTCTCTTGGGAAATCAGGACTTTAAGAGCTTTCAATCGGTCGGAACCCCGGTCAAAGACACCATCCGCGAGATCTATCAGGCGGACTGGGAGTGGCGTAAACCGGGGCTTTTGCAGTTCACGGTGACCGGTAGTGGTTTCCTGAAACAGATGGTTCGCAATATCGTAGGCACCTCTTTGCTTTTAGAAAAGCAGGGGCTAAGTACTGAGAATATGAAGGGAATTATCGAGGCTAAGGATCGCGCTAAGGCCGGTCCCCCAGCTCCCGCTCAGGGCCTGTACCTCATGCGAGTTTATTATCCTAAGGACCTTGACAATAGGTGCCTAGAACTTTAA
- the rpsI gene encoding 30S ribosomal protein S9, with protein sequence MAAAEKFFYATGRRKTSSARVFLKPGKGTITINGKKSEDYLSRMQSRMVIVQPLDLLNQIGKFDANITVAGGGESGQAGAIRLGITRALIAFNPEFKGTLKKAGFITRDPRMVERKKYGKAGARRRFQYSKR encoded by the coding sequence ATGGCAGCAGCAGAAAAATTCTTTTATGCAACTGGAAGAAGAAAAACGTCATCAGCACGTGTTTTCTTGAAGCCTGGTAAAGGCACTATCACTATCAACGGTAAAAAATCTGAAGACTACCTTAGCCGTATGCAATCTCGCATGGTTATCGTACAGCCTTTGGATCTTTTGAACCAAATCGGTAAGTTCGACGCAAACATCACTGTAGCAGGTGGTGGTGAGTCTGGACAAGCTGGTGCGATCCGTTTGGGTATCACTCGTGCATTGATCGCTTTCAACCCAGAGTTCAAAGGAACTCTTAAGAAAGCTGGATTCATCACTCGTGACCCTCGTATGGTTGAGCGTAAAAAATACGGTAAAGCCGGCGCTCGTCGTAGATTCCAATACTCTAAACGTTAA
- the rplM gene encoding 50S ribosomal protein L13, with product MKTFNAKAEEVERKWWIVDAADQKVGRVATRIATILRGKNKAIYTPNVDTGDFVIVINTDKMELSGTKWDDKTYYRHSRFFGSMKEMTAAQAKVKDSTFIIHEAVRGMLPTNKLSRHVIMKMKTYTGAEHPHAAQKPELLTLPTKK from the coding sequence ATGAAAACTTTCAATGCAAAAGCAGAAGAAGTTGAAAGAAAATGGTGGATCGTTGATGCCGCTGACCAAAAAGTTGGTCGTGTTGCAACTCGTATCGCTACTATTCTTCGTGGTAAAAACAAAGCTATCTACACTCCGAACGTAGACACTGGTGACTTCGTTATCGTGATCAATACGGACAAGATGGAACTTTCTGGAACTAAATGGGATGACAAAACGTACTACCGTCACAGCCGTTTCTTTGGTTCAATGAAAGAAATGACAGCAGCTCAAGCGAAAGTGAAAGATTCAACTTTCATCATTCACGAAGCTGTTCGCGGTATGCTTCCAACAAACAAGCTATCTCGTCATGTCATCATGAAAATGAAAACTTACACTGGCGCAGAGCACCCTCATGCAGCTCAAAAACCAGAACTTCTAACACTTCCAACTAAGAAGTAA